One window of Klebsiella quasivariicola genomic DNA carries:
- the rne gene encoding ribonuclease E: MKRMLINATQQEELRVALVDGQRLYDLDIESPGHEQKKANIYKGKITRIEPSLEAAFVDYGAERHGFLPLKEIAREYFPANYNAHGRPNIKDVLREGQEVIVQIDKEERGNKGAALTTFISLAGSYLVLMPNNPRAGGISRRIEGDDRTELKEALASLELPDGMGLIVRTAGVGKSAEALQWDLSFRLKHWEAIQKAAESRPAPFLIHQESNVIVRAFRDYLRQDIGEILIDNPKVLELARQHIAALGRPDFSSKIKLYTGEIPLFSHYQIESQIESAFQREVRLPSGGSIVIDSTEALTAIDINSARATRGGDIEETAFNTNLEAADEIARQLRLRDLGGLIVIDFIDMTPVRHQRAVENRLREAVRQDRARIQISHISRFGLLEMSRQRLSPSLGESSHHVCPRCSGTGTVRDNESLSLSILRLIEEEALKENTKEVHAIVPVPIASYLLNEKRAAVSAIESRQGDVRVIIVPNDEMQTPHYSVLRVRKGEETSTLSYLLPKLHEEEMALPGEDEPAERKRPEQPALAAFVMPDAPPAPMPEEPAAAPVAAAAPVAAAAPAQPGLLSRFFSALKNIFSGAEETKPAEVQVEKKAEEKPERQQERRKPRTSNRRDRNDRRDNRDNRDNRDARAENNEGREPRESREENRRNRREKQPQNVETRDVRQTAGDDAEKAKSRDEQQPRRERTRRRNDDKRQAQQEAKAQTREEPVAQETEQEERVQTLPRRKPRQLAQKVRIESAVAEQAVESVPEAVVAEVVAPRSEPVKAELPAVVENVADHDENGESREANGMPRRSRRSPRHLRVSGQRRRRYRDERYPTQSPMPLTVACASPEMASGKVWIRYPVVRPQDQQPEEVQDTSVAETVAAPVAAVETVTAAPVTVEPNTMEPVTAEPVVVEPVVAAEPVVVDTADVVEPAAVEPALQEPVTEAPVVEEPVAIAPVTIDAEPVTVEPEVVQTAPVVEAPVVEAPVDVIAPAAKTVVEAPVVDTAPVEPVKAEAPVSQPVVVASHRHATAPMTRAPAPDYVPEAPRHSSWVRPPFAFDGKGAAGGHSATHTATAEPTRPQPVE; the protein is encoded by the coding sequence ATGAAAAGAATGTTAATCAACGCAACTCAGCAGGAAGAGTTGCGCGTCGCCCTTGTTGATGGGCAGCGCCTGTACGACCTGGATATCGAAAGCCCCGGGCACGAACAGAAAAAAGCGAACATCTACAAAGGCAAGATCACCCGCATTGAACCCAGCCTTGAAGCCGCGTTTGTCGATTACGGCGCCGAGCGTCATGGTTTCCTCCCCCTCAAAGAAATCGCCCGCGAATACTTCCCCGCCAATTACAATGCGCATGGCCGTCCTAATATTAAAGACGTCCTGCGTGAAGGTCAGGAAGTTATCGTGCAGATTGATAAAGAAGAACGCGGCAACAAAGGCGCGGCGCTCACTACCTTTATCAGCCTGGCAGGCAGCTATCTGGTCCTGATGCCGAACAACCCGCGCGCCGGGGGAATTTCCCGTCGTATTGAGGGTGACGATCGCACCGAACTGAAAGAAGCGCTGGCGAGCCTTGAGCTGCCGGACGGCATGGGGCTTATCGTGCGCACCGCAGGCGTCGGCAAATCAGCCGAAGCGCTGCAGTGGGACCTGAGCTTCCGCCTGAAGCACTGGGAAGCCATCCAGAAAGCCGCTGAAAGCCGCCCTGCCCCGTTCCTGATCCACCAGGAAAGTAACGTCATTGTTCGTGCTTTCCGCGACTATCTGCGCCAGGACATCGGCGAAATCCTGATCGATAACCCGAAAGTGCTCGAGCTGGCCCGCCAGCATATCGCCGCGCTGGGTCGTCCGGATTTCAGCAGCAAAATCAAACTGTACACCGGTGAAATCCCGCTGTTCAGCCATTATCAGATTGAATCGCAAATTGAGTCCGCCTTCCAGCGTGAAGTGCGCCTGCCGTCCGGCGGGTCTATCGTTATCGACAGCACCGAAGCGCTGACCGCGATCGATATCAACTCCGCCCGCGCCACCCGCGGCGGCGATATCGAAGAGACGGCGTTTAATACCAACCTTGAAGCGGCTGATGAGATTGCCCGCCAGCTGCGTCTGCGCGACCTCGGCGGCCTGATCGTTATCGACTTCATCGATATGACGCCGGTTCGCCATCAGCGTGCGGTGGAAAACCGCCTGCGTGAAGCCGTTCGCCAGGACCGCGCGCGCATTCAAATCAGCCATATCTCCCGTTTTGGTCTGCTGGAGATGTCCCGTCAGCGCCTGAGCCCATCGCTGGGCGAGTCCAGCCATCACGTCTGCCCGCGCTGCTCCGGTACCGGTACCGTGCGTGACAACGAGTCGCTGTCGCTCTCTATTCTGCGTCTGATTGAAGAAGAAGCGCTGAAAGAGAACACCAAAGAAGTTCATGCCATCGTGCCGGTGCCGATCGCCTCTTATCTGCTGAACGAAAAACGTGCCGCGGTGAGCGCCATCGAATCCCGTCAGGGCGATGTACGCGTCATTATTGTGCCAAACGATGAAATGCAGACGCCGCATTACTCCGTTCTGCGCGTGCGTAAAGGTGAAGAAACCTCAACGCTGAGCTATCTGCTGCCGAAACTGCATGAAGAAGAGATGGCGCTGCCTGGCGAAGACGAACCGGCAGAGCGTAAACGTCCGGAACAGCCTGCTCTGGCCGCCTTTGTCATGCCTGACGCGCCGCCGGCCCCGATGCCGGAAGAGCCTGCTGCCGCGCCTGTCGCCGCAGCGGCACCGGTCGCGGCAGCCGCACCGGCACAGCCTGGATTGCTCTCTCGCTTCTTCAGCGCGCTGAAAAATATTTTCTCTGGCGCCGAAGAGACCAAACCGGCTGAAGTTCAGGTCGAAAAGAAAGCGGAAGAAAAACCGGAGCGTCAGCAGGAGCGCCGTAAACCGCGTACCAGCAACCGCCGCGATCGCAACGATCGTCGTGACAACCGCGATAATCGAGATAACCGCGACGCCCGGGCTGAGAATAACGAAGGCCGTGAGCCGCGCGAATCACGTGAAGAGAATCGTCGTAACCGTCGCGAAAAACAGCCACAGAACGTGGAAACCCGTGACGTTCGCCAGACCGCAGGCGACGACGCCGAGAAAGCGAAATCCCGTGACGAACAGCAGCCACGTCGCGAACGCACTCGCCGCCGCAATGACGACAAACGTCAGGCGCAGCAGGAAGCCAAAGCGCAAACTCGCGAAGAGCCAGTTGCGCAGGAGACAGAGCAGGAAGAACGTGTGCAGACCCTGCCGCGTCGTAAACCGCGCCAGCTGGCCCAGAAAGTGCGCATTGAGTCGGCCGTTGCTGAACAGGCTGTCGAGAGCGTGCCAGAAGCCGTTGTGGCTGAAGTGGTCGCTCCGCGCAGCGAGCCGGTGAAAGCCGAACTGCCAGCGGTAGTGGAAAACGTGGCTGACCACGACGAAAATGGCGAATCCCGTGAAGCTAACGGTATGCCGCGTCGTTCACGTCGCTCCCCGCGTCATCTGCGCGTAAGCGGTCAGCGTCGTCGTCGCTATCGTGACGAACGCTATCCGACGCAGTCGCCGATGCCGCTGACCGTCGCCTGTGCATCGCCGGAAATGGCTTCTGGTAAAGTCTGGATCCGTTACCCGGTGGTCCGTCCGCAGGATCAGCAACCGGAAGAGGTTCAGGACACCAGCGTCGCGGAAACCGTGGCGGCCCCGGTTGCCGCCGTTGAAACCGTTACCGCTGCGCCAGTGACCGTCGAACCGAACACCATGGAGCCGGTAACCGCTGAGCCAGTGGTTGTCGAGCCGGTCGTCGCCGCCGAACCGGTGGTGGTTGATACTGCGGACGTTGTCGAGCCAGCAGCCGTCGAGCCAGCGCTGCAGGAGCCGGTGACCGAAGCCCCGGTGGTGGAAGAGCCTGTGGCCATCGCGCCAGTGACGATCGACGCCGAACCGGTAACGGTCGAACCTGAAGTGGTGCAAACGGCGCCGGTAGTTGAAGCGCCAGTGGTTGAAGCGCCAGTCGACGTCATCGCGCCGGCGGCAAAAACCGTCGTGGAAGCGCCGGTCGTCGACACAGCACCTGTCGAGCCGGTAAAAGCCGAAGCCCCGGTGAGTCAGCCGGTTGTCGTGGCGAGTCATCGCCATGCCACTGCGCCGATGACCCGCGCGCCAGCGCCGGACTACGTTCCGGAAGCGCCGCGCCACAGCAGCTGGGTGCGCCCGCCGTTCGCCTTTGACGGTAAAGGCGCCGCCGGTGGTCATAGCGCGACCCATACCGCGACCGCTGAACCGACCCGGCCACAGCCCGTCGAGTAA
- a CDS encoding LysR family transcriptional regulator, with the protein MRWRYFSLNAAGAVARLVVKRLYVARIGKRKMKRQERIDRIELMRTYIRIIEAGSLSAAAGQMDTTQATVSRRLQSLESLLGVKLILRTTHAMKLTDDGERCYRHARQVVDAWLALEDDLRIADDRPVGVLRVRAPHAFGQQQLLEPLVAFLQRHPQLSVEWMLNDNTVDFLSDNIDCAIRVGAEVDPATVSVLLAEVPRCVVASPELLAKFPPLSTLDDLSALPWIAINTFYQHEVRLRHQKSGQIVSTAITPCLSTDSLYVARNTALAGLGVAMVSSWAVTEDLAAGRLTELFPQWRPASLPVHLVYPWARYYPTRLRKFLDLMREIMPDLAGMQPPQSA; encoded by the coding sequence ATGCGATGGCGCTATTTTTCCCTGAATGCGGCTGGTGCGGTAGCCAGGCTGGTGGTAAAACGGTTATACGTAGCACGTATAGGCAAAAGAAAAATGAAAAGACAGGAGCGTATAGACCGCATTGAGCTGATGCGCACCTATATTCGTATTATAGAGGCCGGTTCACTCTCCGCCGCCGCGGGGCAGATGGATACCACCCAGGCGACCGTCAGCCGCCGTCTGCAGTCCCTTGAAAGTCTGCTGGGGGTGAAGCTTATCCTGCGTACCACCCATGCGATGAAGCTCACTGACGATGGTGAACGCTGTTATCGTCACGCCCGTCAGGTGGTGGATGCCTGGCTGGCGCTGGAGGATGACCTGCGTATTGCCGACGATCGGCCGGTGGGCGTGCTGCGGGTCCGGGCGCCCCACGCTTTTGGCCAGCAGCAACTGCTGGAACCGCTGGTGGCATTTCTGCAGCGTCATCCGCAGCTGTCGGTAGAGTGGATGCTGAACGATAATACCGTCGACTTTCTCAGCGATAATATCGACTGCGCCATCCGCGTGGGTGCGGAGGTGGATCCAGCCACGGTATCCGTGCTGTTGGCGGAAGTGCCGCGCTGCGTGGTGGCTTCCCCGGAACTGCTGGCGAAGTTCCCGCCCTTATCCACGCTGGATGATTTATCCGCTCTGCCGTGGATCGCCATCAACACCTTTTATCAGCATGAGGTGAGACTCCGGCATCAGAAAAGTGGGCAAATTGTCTCCACGGCGATAACGCCCTGTCTGAGCACTGACAGCCTGTACGTCGCGCGCAATACCGCGTTGGCAGGGCTGGGGGTGGCGATGGTGTCCAGCTGGGCGGTGACGGAGGATCTCGCCGCCGGAAGGTTGACAGAGCTATTCCCGCAGTGGCGCCCCGCCTCGCTACCGGTGCATCTGGTTTACCCCTGGGCGCGCTATTACCCAACCCGACTGCGTAAATTCCTCGATCTGATGCGGGAGATCATGCCGGACCTCGCCGGGATGCAGCCTCCGCAAAGCGCATAA
- a CDS encoding MFS transporter: protein MTPTSLSTRDAGWIIFILALGAGFSVASIYYAQPLLPLMGANLHLTVEGMGLVPTLTQAGYALGILFLLPLGDRHDRRRLILVKSALLAILLLLCSLTGQLSSLLVVSLLIGMAATMAQDIVPAAAILAPAGKQGKMVGTVMTGLLLGILLSRTVSGVVGAVFGWRVMYQAAAVSVALIGLVMWRVLPRFAIHSTLSYPQLMASMAHLWRRYPALRRAALAQGALSIAFSAFWSTLAVMLSEHYHMGSAVAGGFGIAGAAGALAAPLAGGLADKFGAGKVTQMGAALVTLSFALMFMLPLLPLHGQLALIALSAIGFDLGLQSSLVAHQNLVYGLEPQARGRLNALLFTVVFIGMSLGSVLGSKLYVLAGWNGVITLAVVSGAIALAIRLLENARIVAAERSTS from the coding sequence ATGACACCGACTTCCCTTTCCACCCGCGACGCGGGCTGGATTATCTTCATTCTCGCGCTCGGCGCTGGCTTTAGCGTCGCCTCGATTTACTACGCGCAACCGCTGCTGCCGCTGATGGGCGCTAACCTTCATCTGACGGTGGAAGGAATGGGTCTGGTCCCTACCCTGACGCAGGCCGGCTACGCGCTCGGCATTCTGTTCCTGCTTCCCCTCGGTGACCGCCACGACCGCCGCCGGCTGATTCTGGTGAAAAGCGCGCTACTGGCGATCCTGCTGCTCCTGTGCAGCCTCACCGGCCAGCTCAGTTCCCTGCTGGTTGTCAGTCTGTTGATCGGTATGGCGGCGACCATGGCGCAGGATATCGTCCCGGCGGCAGCGATCCTCGCCCCCGCGGGCAAGCAGGGAAAAATGGTGGGCACGGTGATGACCGGGCTGCTGCTGGGGATCCTGCTCTCACGGACGGTCAGCGGCGTGGTGGGCGCCGTATTCGGCTGGCGGGTGATGTATCAGGCAGCGGCAGTCAGCGTTGCACTGATTGGCCTGGTGATGTGGCGGGTCCTGCCGCGTTTCGCCATTCACTCGACGCTAAGTTATCCGCAGCTGATGGCCTCGATGGCGCATCTGTGGCGCCGTTACCCGGCGTTACGCCGCGCTGCGCTGGCTCAGGGCGCGCTCTCCATCGCCTTTAGCGCTTTCTGGTCGACGCTGGCGGTGATGCTTTCCGAACATTATCACATGGGAAGCGCGGTGGCCGGGGGGTTTGGCATCGCCGGGGCCGCCGGGGCGCTGGCCGCACCGCTGGCTGGTGGGCTGGCCGATAAGTTTGGCGCAGGTAAAGTCACTCAGATGGGCGCGGCGCTGGTCACCCTCTCCTTCGCCCTGATGTTTATGCTGCCACTGCTGCCTCTGCATGGCCAGCTGGCGCTGATTGCCCTGTCGGCTATTGGCTTCGACCTTGGTCTGCAGTCAAGCCTGGTGGCGCATCAGAACCTGGTTTATGGCCTGGAGCCGCAGGCCCGTGGACGTCTGAACGCCCTGCTGTTTACCGTGGTCTTTATCGGTATGTCGCTGGGGTCGGTGCTGGGCAGCAAGCTGTACGTGCTGGCCGGCTGGAACGGGGTAATCACGCTGGCCGTCGTCAGTGGGGCAATCGCCCTGGCGATCCGCCTGCTGGAGAATGCCCGTATCGTCGCTGCCGAACGCAGCACGTCATAA
- the murJ gene encoding murein biosynthesis integral membrane protein MurJ: MNLLKSLAAVSSMTMFSRVLGFARDAIVARIFGAGMATDAFFVAFKLPNLLRRIFAEGAFSQAFVPILAEYKSKQGEDATRVFVSYVSGLLTLALAIVTVIGMLAAPWVITITAPGFADTADKFALTTQLLRITFPYILLISLASLVGAILNTWNRFSVPAFAPTFLNVSMISFALFAAPYFHPPVLALAWAVTVGGVLQLAYQLPHLKKIGMLVLPRINLKDAGAMRVVKQMGPAILGVSVSQISLIINTIFASFLVSGSVSWMYYADRLMEFPSGVLGVALGTILLPSLSKSFASGNHDEYCRLMDWGLRLCFLLALPSAVALGILAKPLTVALFQYGKFSAFDAAMTQRALVAYSVGLMGLIVVKVLAPGFYSRQDIKTPVKIAIVTLIMTQVMNLAFIGPLKHAGLSLSIGLAACLNAALLYWQLRKQKIFTPQPGWLTFLLRLIAAVVVMAAALLGVMHIMPEWSQGTMPFRLMRLLVVVVAGVVAYFATLLVLGFRVKEFARRTA; this comes from the coding sequence TTTTGTCGCCTTCAAACTGCCTAATCTGTTGCGGCGTATTTTTGCCGAAGGCGCTTTCTCACAGGCATTTGTGCCAATCCTTGCCGAATATAAAAGCAAGCAGGGCGAAGATGCCACCCGGGTGTTTGTCTCTTACGTCTCCGGATTGTTGACCCTGGCCCTGGCGATCGTTACCGTTATCGGGATGCTGGCGGCTCCGTGGGTGATCACCATCACCGCCCCCGGGTTTGCCGATACCGCCGATAAATTTGCGCTGACCACCCAGCTGTTGCGCATTACCTTCCCCTATATTTTACTGATTTCCCTGGCCTCGCTGGTGGGGGCGATCCTCAATACCTGGAACCGTTTCTCGGTGCCGGCCTTTGCCCCGACGTTTCTTAACGTCAGCATGATTAGCTTCGCACTGTTTGCTGCGCCGTACTTCCATCCGCCGGTGCTGGCTCTGGCCTGGGCGGTGACGGTCGGCGGCGTGCTGCAGCTGGCCTACCAGCTGCCGCACCTGAAGAAAATTGGCATGCTGGTTCTGCCGCGCATTAATCTGAAAGATGCCGGCGCGATGCGGGTGGTGAAGCAGATGGGGCCGGCGATCCTTGGTGTGTCGGTAAGCCAGATCTCGCTTATCATCAATACCATCTTTGCCTCGTTCCTCGTGTCTGGTTCGGTGTCTTGGATGTACTATGCCGACCGTCTGATGGAGTTTCCATCCGGCGTGCTGGGGGTGGCGCTTGGCACCATCCTGTTGCCGTCGTTGTCGAAAAGCTTCGCCAGCGGTAACCATGACGAATATTGCCGCCTGATGGACTGGGGCCTGCGCCTTTGCTTCCTGCTGGCGCTGCCGAGCGCAGTGGCGCTGGGGATCCTCGCCAAACCGCTGACCGTGGCCCTGTTCCAGTATGGGAAATTCAGCGCCTTTGATGCGGCGATGACTCAGCGCGCGCTGGTGGCCTACTCCGTGGGGCTGATGGGGCTTATCGTAGTGAAAGTGCTGGCGCCGGGCTTCTATTCCCGTCAGGACATCAAAACGCCGGTCAAGATCGCCATTGTCACCCTGATTATGACCCAGGTGATGAACCTGGCGTTTATCGGCCCGCTCAAACACGCGGGCCTGTCGCTGTCCATCGGGCTGGCGGCTTGCCTGAATGCCGCGCTGCTCTACTGGCAACTGCGTAAACAGAAAATTTTCACCCCACAGCCCGGCTGGCTGACTTTCCTGCTGCGCCTGATTGCGGCGGTGGTGGTGATGGCCGCAGCGCTGCTGGGCGTCATGCATATCATGCCGGAATGGTCGCAGGGGACGATGCCGTTCCGTCTGATGCGCCTGCTGGTAGTGGTGGTCGCCGGCGTGGTGGCTTATTTCGCCACGCTGCTGGTGCTGGGCTTCCGCGTCAAAGAGTTTGCTCGCCGCACGGCGTAA